A stretch of Neisseria subflava DNA encodes these proteins:
- a CDS encoding MlaC/ttg2D family ABC transporter substrate-binding protein gives MNRFLQTLIVAAPMVIAAPYVAAETHPAQKQMQQNIDAVLKIARNTSLTEAQRVKQVEQYANRYLDYERISALAVGAPWREFSAKQKTDFIRAFKDMVIAMYSHSALIGAADANVRLLPKMTANGNKFDVFSEIQTKKGTKYEVAYQLYQSGGAYKIYNIRVDGTSLVTVYRNQFGELIKSKGIDGTIATVEAKGLKKQ, from the coding sequence ATGAACCGTTTTCTTCAGACTTTGATTGTGGCCGCACCGATGGTGATTGCCGCGCCTTATGTGGCGGCGGAAACGCATCCGGCGCAAAAGCAGATGCAGCAGAACATTGATGCCGTGTTGAAAATTGCACGCAACACGTCTTTGACAGAGGCGCAACGTGTGAAACAGGTTGAGCAGTATGCCAACCGTTACTTGGACTATGAACGTATTTCGGCTTTGGCTGTCGGCGCGCCATGGCGTGAATTTTCTGCCAAACAAAAAACTGATTTTATCCGTGCATTCAAAGATATGGTGATTGCGATGTACTCGCATTCTGCACTGATTGGTGCGGCGGATGCAAATGTGCGCCTGTTGCCGAAGATGACGGCAAACGGCAATAAGTTTGACGTTTTCTCGGAAATTCAGACCAAAAAAGGCACCAAGTATGAAGTGGCCTACCAGCTTTACCAAAGCGGCGGTGCGTATAAGATTTACAACATCCGCGTGGACGGTACCAGCTTGGTAACGGTATACCGCAACCAATTTGGCGAGCTGATTAAGAGCAAAGGCATTGACGGTACGATTGCGACTGTCGAAGCCAAGGGCTTGAAGAAACAATAA
- a CDS encoding IS5 family transposase, producing MSTFFQQTAQVMIAKHIDRFPLLKLDQVIDWQPIEQYLNRQRTRYLRDHRGRPAYPLLSMFKAILLGQWHSLSDPELEHSLITRIDFNLFCRFDELSIPDYSTLCRYRNWLAQDDTLSELLELINRQLTEKGLKVEKASAAVIDATIIQTAGSKQRQAIEVDEEGQVSGQTTPSKDSDARWIKKNGLYRLGYKQHTRTDAEGYIEKLHITPANAHECKHLSPLLEGLPKGTTVYADKGYDSEENRQHLEEHRLLDGIMRKAHRKHPLSEAQTKRNRYLSKTRYVVEQSFGTLHRKFRYARAAYFGLIKVSAQSHLKAMCLNLLKAANRLSAPVAA from the coding sequence ATGAGCACCTTCTTCCAGCAAACCGCACAAGTCATGATCGCCAAACACATCGACCGTTTCCCACTATTGAAGTTGGATCAGGTGATTGATTGGCAGCCGATCGAACAATACCTGAATCGTCAAAGAACCCGTTACCTTAGAGACCACCGCGGCCGTCCCGCCTATCCCCTGTTGTCCATGTTCAAAGCTATCCTGCTCGGACAATGGCACAGCCTCTCCGATCCCGAACTCGAACACAGCCTCATCACCCGCATCGACTTCAACCTGTTTTGCCGTTTTGACGAACTGAGCATCCCCGATTACAGCACCTTATGCCGCTACCGCAACTGGCTGGCGCAAGACGACACCCTGTCCGAATTGCTGGAACTGATTAACCGCCAACTGACCGAAAAAGGCCTAAAAGTAGAGAAAGCATCCGCCGCCGTCATTGACGCCACCATTATCCAGACCGCCGGCAGCAAACAGCGCCAGGCCATAGAAGTCGACGAGGAAGGACAAGTCAGCGGCCAAACCACACCGAGTAAAGACAGCGATGCCCGTTGGATAAAGAAAAACGGCCTCTACAGACTCGGTTACAAACAACATACCCGTACCGATGCGGAAGGCTATATCGAGAAACTGCACATTACCCCCGCCAATGCCCATGAGTGCAAACATCTGTCGCCTTTGTTGGAAGGCTTGCCCAAAGGTACAACCGTCTATGCCGACAAAGGCTATGACAGTGAGGAAAACCGACAACATCTGGAAGAGCATCGGTTACTGGACGGCATTATGCGCAAAGCCCACCGCAAACATCCGCTGTCGGAAGCGCAAACCAAACGCAACCGATATTTGTCGAAAACCCGTTATGTGGTCGAACAAAGCTTCGGTACGCTGCACCGTAAATTCCGCTATGCGCGGGCAGCCTATTTCGGGCTGATTAAAGTAAGTGCACAAAGCCATCTGAAGGCGATGTGTTTGAACCTTTTGAAAGCCGCCAACAGGCTAAGTGCGCCTGTAGCTGCCTAA
- the gloA gene encoding lactoylglutathione lyase, which translates to MRLLHTMLRVGNLERSLDFYQNVLNMQLLRRRDYPEGRFTLAFVGYGDEADHTVLELTHNWDTESYDLGDAYGHIAIEVDDAYAACERVKEMGGKVVREAGPMKHGTTVIAFVEDPDGYKIEFIQKKSGSDSVQYSS; encoded by the coding sequence ATGCGCTTGCTTCATACTATGCTGCGTGTCGGCAATCTCGAACGCTCTTTGGATTTCTATCAAAACGTATTGAACATGCAACTGCTGCGCCGCCGTGATTATCCTGAAGGCCGTTTTACTTTGGCTTTTGTCGGTTATGGCGATGAGGCGGACCATACTGTTTTGGAACTGACCCACAACTGGGATACCGAATCTTACGATTTAGGCGATGCTTACGGCCACATCGCGATTGAAGTTGATGATGCTTACGCCGCGTGCGAACGTGTCAAAGAGATGGGCGGTAAAGTGGTACGCGAAGCCGGTCCGATGAAACACGGTACGACCGTGATTGCGTTTGTCGAAGATCCGGACGGCTACAAAATTGAATTTATTCAAAAGAAAAGCGGTAGCGATTCGGTGCAATATTCATCTTAA
- the efp gene encoding elongation factor P: MKTAQELRAGNVFMVGNDPMVVQKTEYIKGGRSSAKVSMKLKNLLTGAASETIYKADDKFDVVILARKNCTYSYFADPMYVFMDEEFNQYEIEADNIGDALKFIVDGMEDVCEVTFYEGNPISVELPTIIVREVEYTEPAVKGDTSGKVMKTARLVGGTEIQVMSYIENGDKIEIDTRTGEFRKRA; encoded by the coding sequence ATGAAAACAGCACAAGAACTGCGCGCCGGCAACGTATTCATGGTCGGCAACGACCCTATGGTTGTTCAAAAAACCGAATACATCAAAGGCGGTCGCTCTTCCGCCAAAGTCAGCATGAAACTGAAAAACCTGCTGACCGGTGCCGCTTCTGAAACCATTTACAAAGCCGACGACAAATTCGACGTCGTAATCTTGGCCCGCAAAAACTGTACTTACAGCTACTTTGCCGACCCAATGTACGTCTTCATGGACGAAGAATTCAACCAATACGAAATCGAAGCCGACAACATCGGCGACGCGTTGAAATTCATCGTTGACGGCATGGAAGACGTATGCGAAGTAACTTTCTACGAAGGCAACCCAATCTCCGTAGAATTGCCTACCATCATCGTTCGCGAAGTTGAATACACCGAGCCTGCCGTTAAAGGCGATACCTCCGGTAAAGTGATGAAAACCGCGCGTCTGGTCGGCGGCACCGAAATCCAAGTGATGTCTTACATCGAAAACGGCGACAAAATCGAAATCGATACCCGTACCGGCGAATTCCGCAAACGTGCTTAA
- a CDS encoding tautomerase family protein, translating to MPYVNIKVTGGSEAPNAEQKAELIRGVTELLSRVLNKNPETTVVVIDEIDMDNWGIGGKSVTVRRAEARNK from the coding sequence ATGCCTTACGTCAACATCAAAGTAACCGGCGGCAGCGAAGCCCCGAATGCAGAGCAAAAAGCCGAATTAATCCGCGGCGTAACCGAATTACTCTCACGCGTTCTCAACAAAAACCCTGAGACAACCGTCGTCGTCATTGACGAAATCGATATGGACAACTGGGGCATAGGCGGCAAAAGCGTGACGGTTCGCCGTGCCGAAGCGCGCAATAAGTAA
- a CDS encoding low molecular weight protein-tyrosine-phosphatase gives MKTHKILFVCLGNICRSPMAEYVLRHRAREAGMGNAVITASAGTSGWHDGEDMHEGTRRALKQHGIDPSGFTSSKIKPSDAEHFDYIIVMDDNNLRETEKQLGFHPGKIFKLTDLIPDSGYNHVPDPWYTGDFDETYRLVDAGSLALLEKLKQA, from the coding sequence ATGAAAACCCACAAAATCCTTTTCGTCTGCCTCGGCAACATCTGCCGCTCCCCCATGGCCGAATACGTCCTGCGCCACCGCGCCCGCGAAGCAGGCATGGGTAATGCCGTCATTACAGCCAGCGCAGGCACATCAGGTTGGCACGACGGAGAAGACATGCACGAAGGCACGCGCCGCGCGCTCAAGCAACACGGCATCGACCCGTCAGGCTTTACCAGCAGCAAAATCAAACCCAGCGATGCCGAACATTTCGACTACATCATCGTGATGGACGACAACAACCTCAGAGAAACCGAAAAACAGCTCGGTTTCCACCCCGGCAAAATCTTCAAACTGACCGACCTTATCCCCGATTCAGGTTACAACCACGTTCCCGATCCGTGGTACACAGGCGACTTTGACGAAACCTACCGTCTGGTCGATGCCGGCAGTTTGGCCTTATTGGAAAAATTGAAACAGGCTTAA
- the metW gene encoding methionine biosynthesis protein MetW translates to MNLRDDLQLIYDWIPEGSRVLDLGCGDGELLAALVEHKNCTGYGVEIDTDSVIAAISRGVNVIQADLEEGLVAFGDQSFDVIVLSQTIQAMQNTEKILRCLMRVAKQAIVSFPNFGYWRNRFQIAIGGHMPVSERMPYHWYDTPNIHWCTLKDFDLLCAKNKIRVLERAVMTGNRQVKHLPNLLGSLAFYRVG, encoded by the coding sequence ATGAATCTGCGCGACGATTTGCAACTCATTTACGATTGGATACCTGAAGGCAGCCGCGTACTCGATTTAGGCTGCGGCGACGGCGAACTGTTGGCCGCGTTGGTGGAACATAAAAATTGCACCGGCTACGGCGTTGAAATCGATACCGACAGCGTGATTGCCGCCATATCCCGCGGCGTGAACGTCATTCAAGCCGATTTGGAAGAAGGTTTGGTGGCTTTTGGCGATCAAAGTTTTGATGTGATTGTCTTGAGTCAAACCATTCAGGCGATGCAGAACACGGAAAAAATCCTGCGTTGTCTGATGCGTGTGGCTAAACAGGCCATCGTCAGCTTCCCTAACTTCGGCTACTGGCGCAACCGCTTTCAAATCGCGATCGGTGGCCATATGCCGGTTTCTGAACGGATGCCGTATCATTGGTACGATACGCCCAATATCCATTGGTGTACCCTTAAAGACTTCGATTTATTGTGCGCCAAAAACAAAATCCGCGTGCTTGAGCGTGCGGTCATGACGGGCAACCGACAGGTTAAACATCTGCCGAATTTATTGGGCAGCCTGGCGTTTTATCGCGTAGGTTGA
- a CDS encoding TonB family protein, whose product MKTTKLLASALLFAAVFGTAQAADTETLEAMKAQNGSVKTVLMDVFTTPAGDVDRVNIIQSSGNPEMDERAVKSVSKYPYPKRKTASKYQHTVTFETNVEVINN is encoded by the coding sequence ATGAAAACGACTAAACTCCTCGCCTCAGCCCTGTTGTTTGCCGCTGTATTCGGTACCGCACAAGCAGCCGATACCGAAACTCTGGAAGCCATGAAAGCGCAAAACGGCAGCGTTAAAACCGTTTTGATGGATGTCTTCACAACTCCTGCCGGTGATGTTGACCGCGTGAATATCATTCAATCCAGTGGCAATCCTGAAATGGACGAACGCGCAGTGAAAAGCGTTTCCAAATATCCTTATCCGAAACGCAAAACAGCATCTAAATATCAACACACTGTTACTTTTGAAACCAATGTTGAAGTAATCAACAACTGA
- the metX gene encoding homoserine O-succinyltransferase MetX: protein MTTNASVGIVTPQKIPFDTPLALENGKTLPRFDLMIETYGTLNADKSNAVLICHALSGNHHVAGKHSAEDKYAGWWDNMVGPGKPIDTERFFVVGLNNLGGCDGSTGPLSENPETGHEYGADFPVVTVKDWVKSQSMLADYLGIQKWAAIVGGSLGGMQALQWTISLPERVAHALVIASAPKLSTQNIAFNDVARQAILTDPDFHEGNYRSHHTVPSRGLRIARMMGHITYLAEDGLGKKFGRDLKSDGYQYGYGVEFEVESYLRYQGDKFVGRFDANTYLLMTKALDYFDPAADYGHNLTRAVENVQAKFFVASFSTDWRFSPQRSHELVKALIAAQKSVQYIEVKSNHGHDAFLMEDEAYIRAVAAYMNNVYKDCQK from the coding sequence ATGACAACAAATGCCTCAGTGGGCATTGTAACGCCCCAGAAAATCCCGTTTGACACACCGCTTGCTCTGGAAAACGGCAAAACCTTACCCCGTTTCGACCTGATGATTGAAACCTACGGCACACTCAATGCCGACAAAAGCAATGCCGTCCTGATCTGCCATGCCTTGTCAGGCAATCATCACGTTGCCGGCAAGCACAGTGCGGAGGATAAATACGCCGGTTGGTGGGACAATATGGTCGGCCCCGGCAAACCCATCGATACCGAACGCTTTTTTGTAGTCGGTTTGAACAACTTGGGCGGCTGCGACGGCAGTACCGGCCCTTTATCAGAAAATCCTGAAACCGGCCATGAATATGGTGCGGATTTCCCTGTAGTAACCGTCAAAGACTGGGTGAAGTCCCAATCCATGCTTGCCGATTATCTCGGTATTCAAAAATGGGCGGCCATTGTCGGCGGCAGCTTGGGCGGTATGCAGGCATTGCAATGGACGATTTCTTTGCCTGAACGCGTTGCACACGCGCTTGTCATCGCTTCTGCGCCTAAACTTTCCACGCAAAACATCGCGTTTAACGATGTTGCCCGTCAGGCAATTTTGACCGATCCCGATTTCCATGAAGGCAATTACCGCAGCCATCATACCGTTCCTTCACGCGGTTTGCGTATCGCGCGCATGATGGGGCACATCACCTATCTTGCCGAAGACGGCTTGGGTAAAAAATTCGGCCGCGATTTAAAATCAGACGGCTATCAATATGGCTATGGCGTTGAATTTGAAGTGGAATCTTATCTGCGCTATCAAGGCGACAAGTTTGTCGGTCGTTTTGATGCCAACACTTATCTGCTGATGACCAAGGCACTTGACTACTTCGACCCGGCAGCCGATTACGGCCACAACCTCACGCGCGCCGTGGAGAATGTGCAGGCCAAGTTTTTTGTTGCCAGCTTCAGCACTGACTGGCGCTTCTCGCCGCAACGTTCGCATGAATTGGTCAAGGCATTAATTGCCGCGCAAAAATCCGTGCAATACATTGAAGTCAAATCCAATCACGGCCACGATGCCTTCTTGATGGAAGACGAAGCCTATATCCGCGCGGTTGCCGCTTACATGAACAACGTTTACAAGGACTGCCAAAAATGA
- a CDS encoding protein MIGRI, with the protein MIGRLLRFFFFCAIAALIVNRLFSRKQKRTIREIAKISAWVLLGAAAATLFWYLMMLFFKHIPNSY; encoded by the coding sequence ATGATAGGCAGGCTTTTGCGATTTTTTTTCTTTTGCGCCATAGCGGCATTGATTGTGAACCGTTTATTCAGCCGCAAACAAAAGCGCACCATTCGGGAAATCGCCAAAATCAGCGCGTGGGTATTGCTAGGCGCGGCGGCCGCTACGCTATTTTGGTATCTGATGATGCTGTTTTTCAAGCATATTCCTAACTCTTATTGA
- a CDS encoding HAD family hydrolase, whose product MKNLAIFDLDNTLINTDSDHSWPQYLIKKGIVDAAETEAQNEKFYQDYQNGCLDIDAFLKFHLAPLARFSKEELAEFHREFMAEYIVPHISPMQRMLVQSHQMAGDEMLVISSTNEFIITPICHLFGIHNIIGTQLETGEDGRYTGNYIGTPSLKEGKITRLNQWLAERGETFESYGKVYFYSDSKNDLPLLRIVDEPVAVNPDAELEKEAKAKGWPILNFK is encoded by the coding sequence ATGAAAAACCTTGCCATTTTCGACCTCGACAATACCTTAATCAATACCGATTCGGATCACTCCTGGCCGCAATACCTGATTAAAAAGGGCATAGTCGATGCGGCTGAAACCGAGGCGCAAAATGAAAAGTTCTACCAAGACTACCAAAATGGTTGTCTTGATATTGATGCCTTCCTTAAGTTTCATCTCGCGCCTTTAGCTCGTTTCAGCAAGGAAGAATTGGCTGAGTTTCATCGCGAGTTTATGGCCGAATATATTGTTCCGCATATTTCTCCGATGCAGCGTATGTTGGTGCAAAGCCATCAAATGGCGGGCGACGAAATGTTGGTTATTTCTTCGACCAACGAATTTATCATTACCCCTATCTGCCATCTTTTCGGTATTCACAACATTATCGGCACACAGCTTGAAACCGGCGAAGACGGCCGATATACCGGCAACTATATCGGTACGCCCAGCCTGAAAGAAGGCAAAATTACCCGATTGAACCAATGGCTTGCCGAGCGCGGCGAGACCTTTGAAAGCTACGGCAAGGTTTATTTTTACAGCGACTCCAAAAACGATTTACCGTTGCTGCGTATCGTGGACGAACCTGTCGCTGTCAATCCGGATGCCGAGCTGGAAAAAGAAGCCAAAGCAAAAGGTTGGCCGATTTTGAATTTCAAATAA
- the hda gene encoding DnaA regulatory inactivator Hda — protein MNQLIFDFASHDYPGFDKFLGTENAELVYVLQHKHGQFIYVWGEEGAGKSHLLQAWVAQALDAGRNALYIDAAASPLTEAALDAEYLAIDQIEKLNNEEQALLFAIFNRFRNSSKGFLLLSSEYTPQQLVIREDLRTRMAYCLVYEVKPLTDREKIDALVSMAAARQVTIDPEIFEYLLNHWRRDMDSLMQMLDTLDNYAVMMGKRITLPLLRQLLKQQETQ, from the coding sequence GTGAACCAGCTCATCTTCGATTTTGCCAGCCATGATTATCCCGGCTTCGACAAATTTCTGGGAACAGAAAATGCCGAGCTGGTGTATGTGTTGCAGCACAAACATGGGCAATTTATCTATGTTTGGGGCGAAGAGGGCGCAGGCAAAAGTCATCTTTTGCAGGCATGGGTCGCACAGGCGCTCGATGCCGGACGAAATGCCCTCTATATTGATGCCGCCGCTTCGCCGCTGACAGAAGCCGCGTTGGATGCGGAATATCTTGCCATTGACCAAATCGAAAAGCTTAATAATGAAGAACAGGCTTTACTGTTTGCCATCTTCAACCGCTTCCGCAACAGTAGCAAAGGCTTTTTGCTTTTGAGTTCCGAATATACGCCGCAGCAGCTTGTTATTCGCGAAGACCTGCGCACACGCATGGCGTATTGTTTGGTTTACGAAGTCAAACCGCTGACCGACCGGGAAAAAATCGATGCGCTCGTCAGCATGGCGGCCGCCCGTCAGGTAACCATCGATCCGGAAATTTTCGAATACCTGCTGAACCATTGGCGGCGTGATATGGACAGCCTGATGCAAATGCTCGATACCCTCGACAACTACGCCGTTATGATGGGCAAGCGTATTACTTTGCCGCTTTTGCGCCAGCTTTTAAAACAACAGGAAACCCAATGA
- the nadE gene encoding NAD(+) synthase, producing the protein MQTQAIIRHIVQWLKDYAEQARAKGFVVGVSGGIDSAVVSTLAAQTGLSVLLLEMPIRQKSDQVNRAQEHMGRLKQRYSNVKAQSVDLTQTFDTFADTVDVSETEFPNKQLALANARSRLRMTTLYYYGQLHGLLVAGTGNKIEDFGVGFFTKYGDGGVDISPIADLTKTQVYALAAELDVSEDIQKAVPTDGLWDTERTDEEQMGASYPELEWAMSVYDSHKPEDFEGRQREVLAIYTRLHKAMQHKVNPIPVCKIPEGLF; encoded by the coding sequence ATGCAAACCCAAGCCATCATCCGCCATATCGTTCAATGGCTCAAAGATTACGCCGAGCAGGCGCGTGCCAAAGGTTTTGTCGTCGGCGTATCCGGCGGCATCGATTCTGCCGTGGTTTCCACCCTTGCCGCACAAACCGGTTTGTCGGTTTTGTTGCTGGAAATGCCGATTCGTCAGAAATCCGACCAAGTCAACCGCGCGCAAGAACACATGGGCCGTCTGAAACAGCGTTATTCCAATGTGAAAGCGCAAAGCGTCGATTTGACCCAAACGTTCGATACGTTTGCCGATACCGTTGACGTCAGCGAAACCGAATTTCCCAACAAACAGCTGGCACTTGCCAATGCACGCAGCCGCCTGCGCATGACGACGCTTTATTATTACGGTCAGTTGCATGGTTTACTGGTGGCGGGGACGGGCAACAAAATTGAAGATTTCGGCGTCGGTTTCTTTACCAAATACGGCGACGGCGGCGTGGACATCAGCCCGATTGCAGATTTGACCAAAACTCAAGTGTACGCGTTGGCAGCCGAGCTGGACGTGTCGGAGGATATTCAAAAAGCTGTACCGACGGACGGACTTTGGGATACCGAGCGTACCGATGAAGAACAAATGGGCGCATCATATCCCGAACTCGAATGGGCGATGAGCGTGTACGACAGCCACAAGCCTGAAGATTTTGAAGGCAGGCAGCGCGAAGTTTTGGCAATCTATACCCGATTGCACAAAGCCATGCAGCACAAAGTTAATCCGATTCCGGTTTGCAAGATTCCGGAAGGGTTGTTTTAA
- a CDS encoding DedA family protein has protein sequence MISTLIDFILHIDQHLVHLSTQYGPWIYAILFVVIFCETGLVVTPFLPGDSLLFAAGGIAAIGGMNIHVMVLLLLAAAILGDAANFMIGKYFGQKLFANPNSKIFRRSYLEKTHAFYEKHGGKTIIIARFVPIVRTFAPFVAGMGDMHYGTFIRYNIIGAVLWVLSFSYAGYFFANIPVVKNNLGLVMAAIIVISILPAVVEVIRAKLNAKK, from the coding sequence GTGATTTCTACCCTTATTGATTTCATCCTCCATATCGACCAACACCTTGTCCACCTCTCCACCCAATACGGCCCGTGGATTTACGCGATTTTGTTTGTTGTGATTTTCTGCGAAACCGGTTTGGTCGTAACGCCATTTTTGCCCGGCGACTCGCTGCTGTTTGCTGCCGGCGGTATTGCAGCCATCGGCGGCATGAACATCCACGTCATGGTATTGCTGCTCTTGGCGGCCGCCATTTTAGGCGATGCGGCCAACTTTATGATTGGCAAGTATTTTGGACAAAAACTGTTTGCCAACCCGAATTCCAAAATTTTCCGACGTTCGTATTTGGAAAAAACCCATGCGTTTTATGAAAAACACGGCGGCAAAACCATCATCATTGCCCGCTTTGTGCCGATTGTGCGGACGTTTGCACCATTTGTCGCAGGCATGGGCGATATGCACTACGGCACGTTTATCCGTTACAACATTATCGGCGCAGTGTTGTGGGTATTGTCGTTTTCCTATGCAGGCTACTTCTTCGCCAACATCCCCGTCGTCAAAAACAATCTGGGCTTAGTCATGGCGGCAATCATCGTGATTTCGATTTTACCCGCGGTAGTCGAAGTCATCCGTGCAAAACTTAACGCCAAAAAATAA
- a CDS encoding endonuclease/exonuclease/phosphatase family protein, with amino-acid sequence MSPRPVTITSYNMHKGMSALNRKVQVNRMADALGALGSDVLFLQEVQGQHLNRSRRTDFPDAPHYDIIGDSLDYHRSYGKNAVYPKRHHGNAILSRLPLKTENNLNISVNKLEQRGLLHCEVVPEGWEDPLVCLCVHLNLRELDRLKQYRAISDYVGRYIRPESPLIIAGDFNDWRQKSARELGRALDLNEVFVDNTGKRPKTFPSRLPILSLDRIYTRNLDVIDSEIHNSKDWQHLSDHLPLSVTVRPHRKMNMKSDRKM; translated from the coding sequence ATGTCTCCCCGTCCAGTTACCATTACTTCCTACAATATGCACAAAGGCATGTCTGCGCTCAACCGCAAAGTGCAGGTCAACCGTATGGCTGACGCGCTGGGTGCATTGGGTTCGGACGTTTTGTTTTTACAAGAAGTCCAAGGACAGCATCTCAACAGAAGCCGTCGTACCGACTTTCCCGATGCGCCGCATTACGACATCATCGGCGACAGCCTCGATTATCATCGCAGCTACGGCAAAAATGCCGTCTATCCCAAACGACACCACGGTAACGCCATTCTCAGCCGCCTGCCGCTGAAAACGGAAAACAACCTCAACATCAGCGTCAACAAACTCGAACAACGCGGCCTGTTGCATTGCGAAGTCGTGCCTGAAGGCTGGGAAGATCCGCTGGTGTGTTTGTGCGTCCACCTCAACCTGCGCGAGCTGGACCGCCTCAAACAATACCGAGCCATCAGCGACTACGTTGGCCGATATATTCGTCCGGAAAGCCCGTTGATTATTGCCGGCGATTTCAATGACTGGCGGCAGAAATCAGCGCGTGAGCTGGGTAGGGCATTAGATTTGAACGAAGTATTCGTCGATAATACAGGCAAACGCCCCAAAACCTTCCCTTCGCGTCTACCCATCCTCAGCCTCGACCGCATTTACACGCGCAATCTTGATGTCATCGATTCTGAAATCCACAACAGTAAAGACTGGCAGCATTTGTCAGATCATCTGCCATTGAGTGTAACGGTTAGGCCGCATCGTAAAATGAATATGAAATCAGATAGAAAAATGTAA
- a CDS encoding conjugal transfer protein, whose protein sequence is MKTFVLPDTRPYPQSPIKNYLLLNAYQLAHNSSSASRKLSAGQLQTEIRTMLSQNHYINLSLAMTMAPDVGTYTSLIQSVGEVLKAENDNEAQWFALPVVLVAGCKKEQILPLTLPTESLFACLQNYPNLRALTQNTQWLPYLVQSTDLSSVTPGKWFQAKQNDEAAGAFLQKFEYKPLTLPEGQSVHVVYALGYGNKDIQTALGLNLQQAGLPLMQVWQEHLALDGVTLFTNPLSPNTPLDALTDGSHTRQRMAMDVFATNAIRAIRMQSPRVGVVAAAKAGGKLQFSFNATDSAFEIVPQTFTWELASTDNIAIVQQNFLDLMAECRIEHLYLLHNPLGENENIPTYAQALKLEGHNPFFSNVN, encoded by the coding sequence ATGAAAACCTTTGTTCTTCCAGATACCCGCCCTTATCCGCAGAGCCCTATCAAAAACTACCTTCTGCTCAATGCCTATCAGCTGGCACACAACTCCTCCTCCGCATCACGCAAACTTTCAGCCGGCCAACTGCAAACCGAAATCCGCACCATGCTCAGCCAAAACCATTACATCAACCTTTCATTGGCCATGACCATGGCGCCCGATGTCGGCACTTACACCAGCCTGATTCAAAGCGTGGGCGAAGTCCTGAAGGCAGAAAACGATAACGAAGCCCAATGGTTTGCCCTGCCTGTCGTTTTGGTTGCCGGTTGCAAAAAAGAACAAATCCTACCGCTCACGCTGCCTACCGAATCCCTCTTCGCCTGCCTGCAAAACTACCCCAACCTGCGTGCCCTCACGCAAAACACGCAATGGCTGCCCTACCTCGTCCAATCTACCGACTTGAGCAGCGTTACCCCGGGCAAGTGGTTCCAAGCCAAGCAAAACGATGAAGCGGCAGGCGCATTCCTGCAAAAATTCGAATACAAACCATTGACGCTGCCCGAAGGTCAATCCGTCCATGTTGTTTACGCGCTGGGATACGGCAATAAAGACATTCAGACGGCCTTGGGCCTCAACCTGCAACAGGCGGGCCTGCCATTGATGCAGGTTTGGCAAGAGCATCTCGCCCTCGACGGCGTTACCCTCTTTACCAACCCGCTCTCGCCCAATACGCCGCTTGACGCGCTTACCGACGGCAGCCACACCCGCCAACGCATGGCCATGGACGTTTTTGCCACCAACGCCATCCGCGCCATCCGTATGCAAAGCCCACGTGTCGGCGTTGTCGCCGCAGCGAAAGCGGGCGGCAAGCTCCAGTTCAGCTTCAACGCAACAGATAGCGCGTTTGAAATCGTTCCGCAGACCTTCACTTGGGAGCTGGCCTCAACCGACAATATCGCCATCGTTCAGCAAAACTTCCTCGACCTGATGGCCGAATGCCGAATCGAGCACCTCTACCTGTTGCACAACCCATTGGGCGAAAACGAGAACATCCCTACTTATGCCCAAGCGTTGAAACTGGAAGGCCATAATCCTTTCTTCAGCAATGTAAACTAA